From one Papio anubis isolate 15944 chromosome 12, Panubis1.0, whole genome shotgun sequence genomic stretch:
- the FOXR1 gene encoding forkhead box protein R1 — protein sequence MGNELFLAFTTSHLSLAEQKLARYKLRIVKPPKLPLEKKPNPDKDGPDYEPNLWMWVNPNIVYPPGKLEVPGPRKREDLTSTLPLSQPPQKEEDASCSEATGVESLSRSSSKWSPPRKRFAFSPSTWELTEEEEAEDQEDSSSVALPSPHKRAPLQSRRLRQASSQAGRLWSRPPLNYFHLIALALRNSPPCGLNVQQIYSFTRKHFPFFRTAPEGWKNTVRHNLCFRDSFEKVPVSMQGGASTRPRSCLWKLTEEGHRRFAEEARALASTRLESIQQCMSQPDVMPFLFDL from the exons ATGGGGAACGAGCTCTTTCTGGCCTTCACCACATCTCACCTCTCCTTAGCCGAGCAGAAAC TTGCCAGGTATAAACTCCGAATTGTTAAGCCACCAAAATTACCCCTAGAGAAAAAACCCAACCCTGATAAGGATG GTCCAGATTATGAACCCAACCTCTGGATGTGGGTAAACCCCAACATCGTGTATCCCCCTGGAAAACTGGAGGTCCCAGGACCTAGGAAGAGGGAGGATCTGACAAGCACACTCCCCTTGTCTCAGCCACCACAGAAGGAGGAAGATGCCAGCTGCTCAGAAGCCACAGGGGTGGAATCACTGTCCCGGTCCTCCAGCAAGTGGTCTCCCCCTCGGAAGCGCTTTGCCTTTTCCCCCAGCACCTGGGAG CtcacagaagaggaggaggctgaggaccAGGAAGACAGCTCCTCTGTGGCTCTCCCATCCCCTCACAAAAGGGCCCCCCTCCAGAGTCGGAGGCTTCGGCAAGCCAGCAGCCAGGCGGGGAGGCTCTGGTCCCGGCCCCCTCTCAATTACTTCCACCTAATTGCCCTGGCATTAAGAAACAGTCCCCCCTGTGGCCTCAACGTGCAACAGATCTACAGTTTCACTCG AAAACACTTCCCCTTTTTCCGGACAGCCCCGGAAGGCTGGAAGAATACTGTCCGTCACAATCTCTGTTTTCGAGACAGCTTTGAGAAAGTGCCTGTCAGCATGCAGGGCGGGGCCAGCACACGGCCTCGATCTTGCCTCTGGAAGTTGACCGAGGAGGGACACCGCCGCTTTGCGGAGGAGGCCCGCGCCTTGGCTTCCACTCGGCTGGAAAGTATCCAGCAGTGCATGAGCCAGCCAG